Proteins encoded in a region of the Wenzhouxiangella sp. XN201 genome:
- a CDS encoding MotA/TolQ/ExbB proton channel family protein, with product MASNVSNRTIFGRSAARAVLVVTVLTLALTGLSSNLLAQEGNQSGPQTLDEVLRAMQQERREVSQENQEREARFLRRQENQQQELSRVRNQVSAAEDEASRLENLRNELDRELEELRAQLSDRQGEFGELFGVARAAATDLAEQLDDSLISTQFEGRSEELTEMAQASRLPTIQQLEDLWFTMLQEAGEQGRVVRYDAPVVLEDNRSENRSVVRIGPFSAFTDEGYMVNQGGQLRYLVRQPGGGAVSAAERVYEHSGEGVVRGMIDPSLGSLLGLVKDTPTTRERVDQGGWIGYAIIVVAFFGILLAVYRWVMLLITSMQVRAQMNSSTPSKSNPLGRIMLAYEEHKSEDLETLQLHLDDAVLQEIPKLERGLNIVKVLAAVTPLMGLLGTVIGMIVTFQAITLFGTGDPKLMAGGISQALITTVLGLIAAVPLLLLHAFASGSSRRLSQILEEQSVSFVADAGEHK from the coding sequence GGCAACCAGAGTGGCCCGCAGACCCTCGACGAAGTGCTGCGCGCCATGCAGCAAGAGCGCCGCGAGGTCTCGCAGGAGAATCAGGAGCGCGAAGCGCGCTTTCTTCGCCGACAGGAAAATCAGCAACAGGAGCTGAGCCGGGTACGCAACCAGGTGTCTGCCGCCGAGGATGAAGCCAGCCGCCTGGAGAATCTGCGCAACGAACTCGACCGCGAACTTGAAGAACTCCGCGCGCAGCTGTCGGATCGGCAGGGCGAATTCGGTGAGTTGTTCGGCGTGGCGCGCGCTGCCGCAACCGACCTGGCCGAGCAACTGGATGATTCCCTGATCTCGACGCAGTTCGAGGGTCGCAGCGAAGAATTGACGGAAATGGCGCAGGCCAGCCGGCTGCCGACCATTCAGCAGCTCGAGGATCTGTGGTTCACCATGCTTCAGGAAGCCGGTGAACAAGGCCGGGTCGTCCGTTACGATGCGCCCGTGGTTCTGGAAGACAACCGCTCCGAGAATCGAAGCGTGGTCCGCATCGGTCCGTTTTCCGCCTTTACCGACGAGGGTTATATGGTCAACCAGGGTGGCCAGTTGCGCTACCTGGTCCGGCAGCCCGGCGGCGGTGCGGTTAGCGCGGCGGAACGAGTCTACGAGCACTCTGGCGAGGGCGTCGTGCGCGGCATGATCGACCCGTCTCTCGGTTCCCTGCTGGGTCTGGTCAAGGACACCCCGACGACGCGTGAGCGCGTCGACCAGGGTGGCTGGATCGGCTACGCGATCATCGTCGTGGCTTTCTTCGGTATTCTCCTGGCCGTGTATCGCTGGGTGATGCTGCTGATTACTTCGATGCAGGTCAGGGCGCAGATGAATTCCTCGACGCCGTCCAAGTCGAACCCGCTGGGCCGGATCATGCTCGCCTACGAGGAACACAAGAGTGAAGACCTCGAGACCCTGCAGCTGCATCTGGATGATGCCGTGTTGCAGGAGATTCCCAAGCTCGAACGCGGCCTGAACATCGTCAAGGTGCTGGCGGCCGTCACGCCGCTGATGGGGCTGCTCGGTACGGTTATCGGCATGATCGTGACTTTCCAGGCGATCACCCTGTTCGGTACCGGCGATCCGAAGCTCATGGCCGGCGGTATTTCACAGGCCCTGATCACCACGGTGCTCGGCCTGATCGCAGCCGTTCCGCTTCTGCTCCTGCACGCATTTGCGTCCGGTTCATCGCGTCGACTGTCACAGATTCTTGAAGAGCAGTCGGTCAGCTTTGTCGCCGATGCCGGCGAGCACAAGTGA
- a CDS encoding biopolymer transporter ExbD: MTVFLELLNPVHIAQVIGGYLEAGGPVVVVLLFSTALMWLLIGERLLYFWFAGPQLCKSQRKRWEGRSYDSSWQQFAFRERLISEVQVENDRFMNVIKALILITPLLGLLGTVTGMIEVFQVIVETGASNARAMAEGISRATIPTMTGLAVSLTGVFSLSYLDRKNEVIAQRASEELDVETAMAYGYGRIGRLSGGDSEEAEVNITPLLDIVFILLIFFIVTATFLDEIGIGMKTPDDNPPEEQTRPPPSMVLSVRNDGFVVVDQGRIIDPRSVKPVIEAFKAENPRGVVLLSAAPDATVETSVLVLDQARQAGVDPAIAIQQRDG; encoded by the coding sequence ATGACCGTGTTCCTGGAACTGCTCAATCCGGTGCATATCGCGCAGGTTATCGGTGGCTATCTCGAAGCCGGTGGCCCGGTCGTGGTGGTGCTGTTGTTCAGCACCGCCCTGATGTGGCTGCTGATCGGGGAGAGGCTGCTGTATTTCTGGTTTGCCGGTCCGCAGCTGTGCAAGTCGCAGCGCAAGCGCTGGGAGGGCCGAAGCTACGACAGCAGTTGGCAGCAGTTTGCTTTTCGTGAACGGCTGATCTCCGAAGTTCAGGTCGAGAACGACCGTTTCATGAACGTGATCAAGGCGCTGATCCTGATTACGCCCCTGCTTGGTCTGCTTGGCACCGTGACCGGGATGATCGAGGTTTTCCAGGTCATCGTCGAAACCGGCGCATCCAATGCGCGCGCCATGGCCGAAGGGATTTCGAGGGCCACGATTCCGACGATGACTGGCCTGGCGGTTTCCCTGACGGGTGTCTTTTCGCTGAGTTACCTCGACCGGAAGAACGAAGTCATCGCGCAACGTGCATCCGAGGAACTCGATGTCGAAACCGCCATGGCGTACGGCTACGGAAGAATTGGTCGCTTGTCAGGCGGTGATTCGGAAGAAGCAGAGGTCAACATCACGCCGCTGCTCGACATCGTTTTCATTCTGTTGATCTTCTTTATCGTCACGGCGACGTTCCTCGACGAAATCGGGATCGGCATGAAGACGCCCGACGACAATCCGCCGGAAGAGCAAACGCGGCCGCCGCCGAGCATGGTGCTCAGCGTTCGAAACGATGGTTTCGTGGTGGTCGATCAGGGACGAATCATCGATCCCCGCTCGGTCAAACCCGTGATCGAGGCGTTCAAGGCCGAGAATCCGCGCGGCGTGGTCTTGTTGAGTGCTGCGCCCGACGCCACTGTGGAGACCAGCGTGCTGGTGCTCGACCAGGCCAGGCAGGCGGGCGTCGATCCGGCAATTGCCATTCAGCAACGGGACGGTTAG
- a CDS encoding biopolymer transporter ExbD — MLRRSNRSGAGDDSDVNVTPLLDIVFIMLIFFIVTATFIKEPGVTVERPDADTAEEQRLVSVLVAIDSDNTIWINQEEVPLDGVRAAIDRLRRENPRGSAVIQADGNAHSEYMVEVLDQIRAAGVDDVVAVSVRHQ; from the coding sequence ATGCTTAGACGTTCCAACAGATCAGGTGCCGGTGACGACAGCGACGTCAATGTGACGCCGCTGCTCGACATCGTGTTCATCATGCTGATCTTTTTCATCGTCACGGCCACCTTCATCAAGGAGCCCGGCGTAACTGTCGAGCGCCCCGACGCCGATACGGCCGAGGAGCAGCGATTGGTGTCGGTGCTGGTGGCGATCGATTCGGACAACACCATCTGGATCAATCAAGAAGAGGTCCCGCTGGACGGTGTTCGTGCGGCCATTGATCGGCTGCGGCGAGAGAATCCTCGCGGCAGCGCGGTCATTCAGGCCGACGGGAACGCCCACAGCGAATACATGGTCGAAGTACTCGACCAGATTCGCGCCGCGGGTGTTGATGACGTAGTAGCGGTTTCGGTTAGGCATCAGTGA
- a CDS encoding energy transducer TonB, producing MSTLPRLFGGIPVAVIVTIGLFMLLATVITQQQDVQLDDDASIEINVTRQIEDTTDQRRQDLQRPVLDQPPPPPPTVSDPDFRPSTNVQMGALPDLSNVDLNIGTGFNPDRDAQPLVRIPPQYPQRCMDRARPVETVVLQFDVSPEGSVVNPEVIDSTNSCLNRAAIRAVQRWRYNPKVVDDVAQPRFGVRTAIDFTLEEAE from the coding sequence GTGAGTACTTTACCCAGACTCTTTGGCGGCATCCCGGTGGCCGTGATCGTCACCATTGGCCTGTTCATGCTGTTGGCTACGGTCATCACGCAGCAACAGGACGTTCAGCTCGACGACGACGCGTCCATCGAAATCAACGTAACGCGCCAGATCGAGGACACCACCGATCAGAGAAGGCAGGACCTGCAGCGACCGGTGCTGGATCAACCACCGCCGCCGCCACCGACGGTCAGCGACCCTGATTTCCGTCCGTCGACCAACGTGCAGATGGGTGCCTTGCCGGATCTGTCGAATGTTGATCTGAATATCGGCACAGGCTTCAACCCGGATCGCGATGCGCAGCCACTGGTGCGGATTCCGCCGCAATATCCCCAGCGGTGCATGGATCGCGCACGACCGGTGGAGACGGTGGTGCTGCAGTTCGATGTGTCTCCGGAAGGCAGTGTGGTCAATCCCGAGGTGATCGATTCGACCAATTCCTGCCTCAATCGAGCGGCGATCCGAGCCGTCCAGCGCTGGCGCTACAACCCGAAGGTCGTTGACGATGTCGCGCAACCTCGCTTTGGTGTGCGTACGGCCATCGATTTCACACTGGAGGAAGCAGAGTGA
- a CDS encoding tetratricopeptide repeat protein: protein MIPVSNHLKSAIALLVAVAVLLLAAGPALGQQSQMLDPRVANALLEAYEKIEEDDPQGALQDLNELMADRGEDMKPFDRATVLQIRGTAHINLENIDAALEDYSEALQLNALPVEQQNRLRFNLAQLYFVTEQYERSLEFFEEWMALEDVEITHTTYFMVAAAHYNLEDYRAALEPITQAIETSPEPEQRYYEVKNAVLNNLEMIPERTELLEEMVSIWPDNLTFWRQLSALYSEQQEQYKAFSAIETAYLNGLTEEERDIVLLAQYYSSFSNPHRGAQLLERQMEAGNVERTVDNLKLLSQLWSQAREHEKSIPVLREAARLAEDGELYFRLGQSLMANEDNEGAEAAFENALERGGLDEDTRADAWLLLGNARFNQAGPGDREQRMVAAEAFENAQRFDRTRREANEWRNYISAINQTERRQAQLEQDQEARLAEAARERQLTSCRARQLAGSSLSEECQELLAEENAQQNQPEPETEDEDSEQDQ from the coding sequence GTGATCCCCGTTTCGAATCATCTGAAAAGCGCCATTGCGCTCCTGGTCGCGGTTGCCGTCTTGTTGCTGGCTGCCGGACCGGCGCTGGGCCAACAATCCCAGATGCTCGACCCGCGGGTTGCCAACGCCCTGCTTGAGGCCTATGAAAAGATTGAAGAAGACGATCCGCAGGGTGCCCTGCAAGATCTCAACGAGTTGATGGCCGATCGCGGCGAGGACATGAAGCCCTTCGACCGCGCGACTGTGCTTCAGATCCGGGGTACGGCACACATCAATCTGGAGAACATCGACGCTGCGCTGGAGGATTACAGCGAGGCACTTCAGCTCAATGCCCTGCCGGTGGAACAGCAGAACCGGCTGCGTTTCAACCTGGCGCAGCTGTATTTCGTTACCGAACAATACGAACGATCGCTTGAGTTCTTCGAAGAGTGGATGGCGCTGGAAGACGTCGAGATTACGCACACGACGTACTTCATGGTGGCCGCTGCCCACTACAACCTCGAGGATTATCGTGCAGCCCTCGAGCCGATCACCCAGGCCATTGAAACGTCGCCCGAGCCGGAACAGCGTTATTACGAAGTCAAGAACGCCGTGCTCAACAACCTCGAAATGATTCCGGAGCGCACCGAATTACTCGAGGAGATGGTGTCGATCTGGCCCGACAACCTGACGTTCTGGCGACAGCTCTCGGCCCTCTACTCGGAGCAGCAGGAACAGTACAAGGCATTTTCGGCGATTGAAACGGCATATCTCAACGGTCTCACCGAGGAAGAACGGGATATCGTCCTGCTGGCGCAGTATTACTCGAGCTTCAGCAACCCGCACCGGGGCGCGCAATTGCTCGAACGGCAAATGGAAGCCGGCAATGTCGAGCGAACTGTCGACAATCTGAAACTGCTGTCCCAGCTGTGGAGCCAGGCGCGCGAACACGAGAAGTCCATTCCGGTTCTGCGTGAAGCCGCGCGGCTTGCCGAAGACGGTGAGCTGTATTTCCGGCTGGGTCAGTCACTGATGGCCAACGAGGACAACGAGGGTGCGGAGGCTGCCTTCGAGAACGCCCTGGAGCGGGGCGGTCTCGACGAAGACACGCGTGCCGACGCCTGGTTGCTACTCGGCAATGCCCGTTTCAATCAGGCGGGTCCGGGTGATCGCGAACAGCGCATGGTGGCGGCGGAAGCCTTCGAGAACGCGCAGCGTTTCGACAGGACGCGCCGCGAAGCCAACGAATGGCGCAACTATATTTCCGCGATCAATCAGACGGAGCGTCGACAGGCCCAGCTCGAGCAAGATCAGGAAGCGCGCCTGGCTGAAGCCGCGCGGGAGCGTCAGCTTACCTCCTGCCGTGCCCGGCAGCTCGCCGGTTCGAGTCTCAGCGAGGAATGTCAGGAGCTTCTCGCCGAGGAAAATGCCCAACAGAACCAGCCGGAACCCGAGACGGAAGACGAAGACTCGGAACAAGATCAGTAA
- a CDS encoding tetratricopeptide repeat protein, which produces MSGASRRGKCPTEPAGTRDGRRRLGTRSVSTDPSSLQYRTAPLRSGTGPAMESYSEFLREIREQLASGKAEAAAQLCQQSLGRWPEDEELSYLLALAEEKSGQDDAARKRLDQIVAANPERTDIRFDLGRLLAADGRIDQARKHLEACIKQDPGHAPAWTVLARMHRFEGDRDKAISGLKTALRADANHVPALVSLAELMLEINDAEAANDYASRAIQTEPEDAMAQLALARVFVAKGLHGFADRCLANATRLAHENAHVLNTAGHLYQRMGKHAAAAESFAAARQLGLADSSNASAFAISLASMGRMREARQVIRLISAEALDPELIRDVSELALHSGDVDALEELSELSAQTGLPDELQLWTQALLAHAKGDLTQSLELSRQLLGSSDPELVTRVRIEVARTSLQADQSAEVAAVLEPIVGEKRLSPAAHWEIANLFRLAGRPELAIDTLRSLLDRPRLGHEQATLTRARLVDLLDQTRAYGQAAELLDQTGWQRPYLGETAYLEVDEAAGQRIVAGFNAMDRPASDQPDGAAQMVFVGGWPCTGRDLIVSALATSESITALPHSDWARRKERLGLPVDPGALADRDPFELHAKRRAYLRGYSGRSIVLEPAAVQALDLALLARLFPGAVFVHPVADSRYLKMQWRLLGYRQVPTMFRAWQRELELMAEFGEALPLRIVECRLEALLEDPRAALAPLCAELGIQFHDSMTTAVQAASEQGRYRAPDHWKHYQPED; this is translated from the coding sequence ATGTCAGGAGCTTCTCGCCGAGGAAAATGCCCAACAGAACCAGCCGGAACCCGAGACGGAAGACGAAGACTCGGAACAAGATCAGTAAGCACTGATCCGTCATCACTTCAGTATCGCACCGCTCCTCTCCGGAGCGGTACGGGGCCTGCCATGGAATCGTATTCAGAGTTTCTCCGCGAAATTCGCGAGCAGCTTGCGTCTGGAAAGGCCGAAGCTGCGGCACAGCTGTGTCAGCAGTCGCTGGGTCGTTGGCCGGAGGATGAAGAACTTTCCTATTTGCTGGCGCTCGCCGAAGAAAAGTCGGGTCAGGACGACGCGGCGCGGAAGCGACTCGATCAGATCGTGGCCGCCAATCCGGAACGAACCGACATCCGCTTTGACCTGGGCCGATTGCTTGCCGCAGACGGTCGCATCGACCAGGCTCGGAAGCATCTTGAGGCTTGCATAAAGCAGGATCCCGGCCACGCGCCCGCATGGACCGTGCTGGCGCGCATGCACCGATTCGAGGGGGATCGGGACAAAGCGATTTCGGGGCTGAAGACTGCCCTGCGTGCGGATGCCAACCATGTGCCAGCGCTGGTCAGCCTGGCAGAGCTGATGCTCGAAATCAATGACGCGGAAGCGGCCAACGACTACGCTTCCCGTGCGATACAGACCGAGCCGGAAGATGCGATGGCCCAATTGGCTCTGGCACGGGTCTTCGTGGCCAAGGGCCTGCATGGATTTGCCGACCGTTGCCTGGCCAATGCCACGCGGCTTGCGCACGAGAATGCTCATGTGCTCAATACCGCTGGCCATCTTTACCAGAGGATGGGGAAGCACGCCGCGGCGGCTGAAAGCTTTGCTGCCGCGCGCCAACTCGGTCTGGCCGACAGCAGCAATGCATCCGCTTTTGCCATAAGCCTTGCAAGCATGGGCCGGATGCGCGAAGCCAGGCAGGTTATCCGGCTGATCTCCGCCGAGGCCCTGGATCCCGAGCTGATTCGCGATGTGTCCGAGCTGGCATTGCATTCAGGCGATGTCGACGCCCTCGAGGAGTTGAGCGAATTGTCGGCGCAGACCGGATTGCCCGACGAGTTGCAGCTCTGGACACAGGCCCTGCTGGCACATGCAAAGGGTGACCTGACGCAGAGCCTGGAACTGTCCAGGCAACTGCTCGGCTCCAGTGATCCCGAGCTGGTTACGCGGGTTCGTATCGAGGTTGCGCGGACAAGCCTGCAGGCGGACCAGTCCGCCGAGGTCGCGGCCGTGCTCGAGCCCATTGTGGGGGAAAAGCGACTTTCGCCTGCTGCACATTGGGAGATCGCCAATCTCTTCCGTCTGGCCGGTCGCCCCGAACTGGCCATCGATACACTGCGCTCGCTGCTCGATCGTCCCCGCCTCGGCCATGAACAGGCGACGCTGACCCGGGCCCGACTGGTGGACCTGTTGGATCAAACGCGCGCATACGGGCAGGCCGCCGAACTGCTTGATCAGACCGGATGGCAGCGCCCGTATTTGGGCGAAACGGCTTACCTCGAAGTCGACGAAGCAGCGGGGCAACGCATTGTTGCCGGGTTCAATGCGATGGATAGACCAGCTTCTGACCAGCCGGACGGTGCAGCCCAAATGGTTTTTGTCGGCGGTTGGCCCTGTACCGGCCGGGATCTGATCGTTTCGGCGCTGGCCACCAGCGAGTCGATTACCGCTTTGCCCCACTCAGACTGGGCCCGCCGCAAGGAGCGGCTGGGGCTGCCGGTCGATCCGGGCGCACTCGCCGATCGCGACCCGTTCGAGCTCCACGCCAAGCGCCGGGCCTACCTGCGAGGCTATTCCGGACGGTCGATCGTGCTTGAGCCAGCCGCGGTTCAGGCCCTCGATCTCGCGCTTCTGGCGCGCTTGTTTCCCGGCGCCGTGTTCGTTCATCCTGTCGCCGATTCCCGCTACCTGAAGATGCAGTGGCGCCTGCTGGGGTATCGTCAGGTGCCGACCATGTTCCGGGCCTGGCAGCGGGAACTGGAGCTGATGGCCGAGTTTGGAGAGGCTTTGCCGCTGCGCATCGTGGAGTGCCGGCTGGAAGCCCTGCTGGAGGATCCGCGCGCCGCGCTGGCCCCGCTCTGCGCCGAGCTGGGGATCCAATTCCACGATTCCATGACAACGGCCGTCCAGGCCGCATCCGAGCAAGGCCGCTATCGCGCGCCCGATCACTGGAAGCATTACCAGCCCGAAGATTGA
- a CDS encoding radical SAM protein: MNTSRWLVHPLTIVAHRAGRFSLGRLSGSTPVVPIDWPDIVLLQQFLSPTAPEQAAAALIDGPATPYLPGRPAPTAVRQRFMQLRQAGALVDAEQSSAPDDTGEILTLDSLNDKAPIDPEQRLRLFRNFLLQPTAGAFALRSTRHDRVHRIDLELALALIFLANGRSISEISSGPGSVLQHDRLVKAGRWAVDEGLARRVDGNGSVAAGDYRKQVPLRKASGPDWRELEADGRIPIYFVPHMENHFPLALGMIFSGIEHWNEGELLERYLPIPISYLSPGQLLEGPYRKFGRGIWMFSNYMWSLDHNLSVSAAVKRNDAGNITIHGGPSTPEYEQACEDFMARNRSVDIAVHGEGEVAACQVLAAIERLDNGALQPTDRLSDVPGITFRQPGGGRRDLTRTDARMRMPSPDSVPSPYIEGIFDAYEARVEAAIIETNRGCPFRCTFCDWGSATNQKVTRFELNRVQGELDWIGRNRIGVLWIADANFGMLKRDLAIAENIVDVKRRYGYPQEVVVNYTKNANERLAEIIRVFTEGGIISQGIISIQTTDPETLKIIDRENIKTEKYDRLLEIFSELGLPLSTDLMIGLPGITPDAFDKDLQRYIDADVSVKAYPTQLLPNSPMAHPDYMKKYQIEVDENGFLLSCSSYTRAELEQMKFTYHVYTVADGYGCLRHVLRFLQWEHGIGAMQMINDLASSYRKEPDRYPFIGWVIRFFSLDKCMPGGWRAFFDEVAAFVYDRYGIERDSAFDVVLDVNEAVMPDEARDYPMTVSLAHDYVAWFHDRSRRDRPAAQALSDYPPGELEVTDPNRMTEIDFDYQQYDTHQFFWELHCPVSRIKSTVDHEAEPEAHSETATAS, encoded by the coding sequence GTGAACACATCTCGCTGGCTCGTCCACCCCCTGACCATCGTTGCGCATCGTGCCGGCCGTTTCTCGCTGGGCCGGCTGTCCGGCAGTACGCCTGTCGTGCCCATCGACTGGCCGGATATCGTTCTGTTACAGCAATTTCTGTCGCCGACGGCGCCGGAACAAGCGGCAGCTGCCCTGATCGACGGGCCGGCCACCCCTTATCTTCCGGGTCGTCCCGCACCGACTGCCGTGCGGCAACGATTCATGCAGCTTCGCCAGGCCGGCGCACTGGTCGACGCGGAGCAATCATCTGCGCCAGACGATACCGGCGAAATTCTTACGCTCGACTCACTCAACGACAAGGCGCCGATCGATCCCGAGCAGCGGCTGCGACTGTTCAGGAATTTTCTCCTGCAACCGACTGCCGGAGCGTTTGCCCTGCGCAGTACCCGGCATGACCGTGTCCACCGGATCGACCTGGAACTGGCACTGGCACTGATCTTCCTTGCCAATGGCCGCAGCATCAGCGAAATCAGTTCGGGACCGGGCAGCGTGCTGCAGCACGACAGATTGGTGAAGGCGGGCCGGTGGGCAGTGGACGAGGGCCTGGCCCGCCGCGTTGACGGCAATGGTTCGGTCGCTGCCGGCGACTACCGCAAGCAGGTTCCCCTGAGAAAGGCCAGCGGCCCGGACTGGCGCGAACTCGAAGCCGACGGCCGCATTCCGATCTATTTCGTGCCGCATATGGAAAACCATTTCCCACTGGCCCTGGGCATGATCTTCAGTGGCATTGAACACTGGAATGAAGGCGAACTGCTCGAGCGCTACCTACCCATACCGATCAGCTATCTGTCCCCCGGACAACTGCTGGAAGGTCCGTACCGCAAGTTTGGTCGCGGTATCTGGATGTTTTCAAACTACATGTGGTCGCTCGATCACAACCTGTCGGTTTCAGCTGCCGTCAAGCGGAATGACGCGGGCAACATCACCATTCATGGCGGCCCCAGCACGCCGGAATACGAGCAGGCTTGCGAGGATTTCATGGCCCGCAACCGTTCGGTAGACATCGCCGTGCATGGCGAGGGCGAAGTCGCCGCCTGCCAGGTCCTGGCTGCCATCGAGCGGCTGGACAACGGAGCGTTGCAACCCACCGACCGACTGTCCGACGTTCCCGGCATCACTTTCCGTCAACCGGGAGGCGGTCGGCGAGACCTGACGAGAACCGATGCGCGGATGCGCATGCCGTCGCCCGACAGTGTTCCTTCCCCTTACATCGAGGGGATATTCGATGCCTATGAAGCCCGCGTCGAGGCTGCCATTATTGAGACCAATCGCGGCTGCCCGTTCCGTTGCACGTTCTGCGACTGGGGATCGGCAACCAACCAGAAAGTCACGCGTTTCGAACTCAATCGGGTTCAGGGCGAGCTGGACTGGATTGGACGCAACCGAATCGGCGTGCTGTGGATCGCCGATGCCAACTTCGGCATGCTCAAGCGGGATCTGGCCATTGCCGAAAATATCGTCGACGTCAAACGACGATACGGGTATCCGCAGGAAGTGGTCGTCAACTACACGAAAAATGCCAACGAACGCCTGGCGGAGATCATCCGGGTATTCACCGAGGGCGGCATCATCAGCCAGGGCATCATCTCCATCCAGACGACCGATCCGGAAACGCTCAAGATTATCGACCGGGAAAACATCAAGACCGAGAAGTACGATCGATTGCTCGAGATTTTCTCCGAATTGGGTCTGCCGCTTTCCACCGACCTGATGATCGGCCTTCCGGGCATCACACCGGACGCGTTCGACAAGGACCTGCAGCGTTACATCGATGCTGATGTTTCGGTCAAGGCCTACCCGACACAACTGCTGCCCAACAGTCCGATGGCGCATCCGGACTACATGAAGAAATATCAAATCGAGGTCGACGAGAACGGGTTCTTGCTGTCGTGTTCCTCCTATACCCGCGCCGAGCTGGAACAGATGAAGTTCACCTACCACGTCTACACCGTGGCCGATGGCTACGGGTGCCTGCGGCACGTGTTGCGCTTCCTCCAGTGGGAGCACGGCATTGGGGCCATGCAAATGATCAACGATCTGGCCAGCAGCTATCGGAAGGAGCCCGACCGCTATCCGTTCATCGGCTGGGTCATACGTTTCTTCAGCCTGGACAAGTGCATGCCAGGTGGATGGCGAGCCTTCTTCGATGAGGTCGCGGCATTCGTATATGACCGCTACGGGATCGAGCGCGACTCGGCATTCGACGTGGTGCTCGATGTCAATGAAGCTGTAATGCCGGATGAAGCGCGCGACTATCCGATGACAGTGTCACTGGCCCATGACTACGTGGCCTGGTTCCATGACCGCAGCCGTCGCGACAGGCCGGCCGCGCAAGCACTGTCGGACTATCCGCCCGGAGAGCTCGAGGTTACGGATCCCAACCGGATGACCGAGATCGACTTCGACTACCAGCAGTACGACACCCACCAGTTTTTCTGGGAGCTCCACTGCCCGGTGTCACGCATCAAGTCCACCGTGGATCATGAAGCCGAACCCGAGGCGCATTCCGAAACGGCGACGGCATCCTAA